The following coding sequences lie in one Populus nigra chromosome 15, ddPopNigr1.1, whole genome shotgun sequence genomic window:
- the LOC133674811 gene encoding WRKY transcription factor WRKY51-like: MAVDLVGYSKMEDQMAIQEAASAGIKSMEHLIFALSNQTQQSHQLDCREITSFTVAKFKQVISILNRTGHARFRRGPTSSNPVSVRPVVQEPQKLNLDFFKSNNTFKSETKNDLSFGSQYSKDCFSSGTTTSSFLSSVTADGSVSDGKQGGSSSLFGTHPRPTGKPPLSSIHRKKCHDHTLSTSKISSSGGSCHCSKRRKSRVKRTIRVPAISSKVADIPADEFSWRKYGQKPIKGSPYPRGYYKCSSVRGCPARKHVERAVDDPAMLIVTYEGEHRHSHAPLPENVTANAAMRHVFQST; encoded by the exons atGGCTGTTGATCTAGTTGGGTACTCTAAGATGGAAGATCAGATGGCTATTCAAGAAGCTGCATCAGCTGGGATTAAGAGCATGGAGCACTTGATCTTTGCACTTTCTAACCAAACCCAACAAAGTCACCAACTTGACTGCAGAGAAATCACTAGCTTCACCGTTGCTAAGTTCAAGCAAGTCATCTCCATCCTGAACCGGACCGGGCATGCCCGTTTCCGCCGTGGACCCACTTCTTCCAACCCGGTTTCCGTCCGACCTGTCGTCCAAGAACCTCAAAAACTAAATCTTGATTTCTTTAAGAGTAACAATACCTTTAAATCTGAGACCAAAAACGACTTGTCATTCGGCAGTCAGTATTCCAAGGATTGTTTTAGCTCTGGCACGACTACTTCGTCCTTCCTGTCTTCTGTTACAGCTGATGGGAGTGTCTCTGATGGGAAACAAGGTGGCTCGTCTTCTCTTTTCGGAACTCATCCTCGACCTACCGGAAAACCACCTCTCTCCTCTATCCACCGCAAGAAATGCCATGATCATACCCTCTCCACCAGCAAGATCTCCTCCTCTGGTGGCAGCTGCCATTGCTCCAAAAGAAG gaAATCAAGGGTGAAGAGGACAATCAGAGTCCCAGCAATAAGTTCCAAAGTTGCTGATATACCAGCAGATGAGTTCTCATGGAGAAAATATGGTCAAAAGCCAATCAAGGGTTCACCTTACCCAag AGGGTACTACAAGTGTAGTAGTGTGAGGGGTTGTCCAGCAAGGAAGCACGTGGAGCGTGCCGTAGATGATCCGGCCATGCTTATTGTAACATACGAAGGGGAGCACCGTCACTCACATGCTCCCTTACCAGAAAATGTCACAGCTAACGCTGCCATGCGACACGTGTTCCAGTCAACATGA